From the Nitrospira sp. genome, the window CTCGTGCAGACCAGGCCATTGAGCAAGCAAAAGAACTGGCGCGTTGTTCAAGTCATGGAAAAGGGTCAACCTGAAAAGTAAGCAGCAGTATTTCTTCCGGTTCCGTTTGTTGTCGAGCGTAGGATGAGCGTAGGAATTGAGCGATGATTCAGAACTACACATATATGGATGTGGCTGATAATTCGGGTGCGAAACAGGCCATGTGCTTTCATGTTTTCGGAGGGACGAGACGCCGGTATGCGTCGCTCGGAGATATCGTGGTGGTGGCAGTCAAGGAGGCGATCCCTCAGGCCAGTGTGAAGAAGGGCGATGTGAGTCGGGCCGTCATTGTCCGAACGACCAAGGAGGTTCGTCGCGAAGATGGGTCCTATATTAAGTTTGATCGAAACGCGTGCGTCTTAATCAACAAAGAGGGCGAGCCGATTGGAACGCGTATTTTCGGCCCCGTTGCCCGCGAGCTCCGCTGGAAGAAATTCATGAAGATCATTTCTTTGGCACCTGAAGTATTGTAGGGCAGAACGAACGAGAGGCATCGTGGAAGTACTCCGAAAAAGCAGAATCCGAAAAGGGGATACGGTCGTGGTGGTTGCTGGCCGTGAACGAGGCAAGACCGGGAAGGTTCTGTCGATCGACCTGCGGGCCGGGAAGGTGGTCGTGGAGAAGCTGAATATCATCAAGCGACACA encodes:
- the rplN gene encoding 50S ribosomal protein L14, with amino-acid sequence MIQNYTYMDVADNSGAKQAMCFHVFGGTRRRYASLGDIVVVAVKEAIPQASVKKGDVSRAVIVRTTKEVRREDGSYIKFDRNACVLINKEGEPIGTRIFGPVARELRWKKFMKIISLAPEVL